A genome region from Apus apus isolate bApuApu2 chromosome 2, bApuApu2.pri.cur, whole genome shotgun sequence includes the following:
- the TGS1 gene encoding trimethylguanosine synthase: protein MVPEPPGRLVAELLLRAGAAGGILCLCSRAFVEDRKLYKLGLKGFYVKDDNDSTGEEQASEEENHCPRVTLKVDVNHTLDLEEVELDSEAELMKSMGLPLQFGGQSVHRDFVATENYRKRSNMKIMKKKKKKKELQPKHEDKMGQECQDRAHGDHIQSVSAELALGAEQHEKSTKPQVLSEGNCDSSESLTNEALPSELKLKWEKYWSEYGEGLLWQSWLEKHQVVSLSEAITASEPWNSPDTREEWEQHYSELYWYYWEQFQYWTSQGWTTESSHGDNVGANGVTTQGTGLLGKVDVVSPGAEHSEVLSLELSPTNTRNEETLPSNAEPHSEIIPGICNLNLNLEEEEQIRSALTACHQGPQELSSSDSESQKEPCDGGTRKRSASRENRSTNQSGSQGSCSSNSNDKGPLLPHDQDEDEDEEPPEYRHVKVKKSHELDVDENPVEDPEETCSVLGFKCGTGQKYGGIPDFTHRSVQYLEKKAKLRSKFLDMRKPRKSKNTHIFFTEESETSWKKNKTLKKVEEFLNQVNKPEEEATSQTAFPQGKAEVSSGSSDSEDQEGITAAQTVTLNAENQRPPSPCMAGGESGSSNLKEQMQDEAANGSNGQDAGRQLVALDIPDYLRAETEDVSQVVDEKITPKKKEKKRRRRKKIALRSIPAEIAADLELAKYWAQRYRLFSRFDEGIKLDREGWFSVTPEKIAEHIATRVSQSFNCDIIVDAFCGVGGNAIQFALTSKRVIAIDIDPEKLSLARNNAEVYGVADQIEFVCGDFMVLAADLQADVVFLSPPWGGPDYATAEIFDIQTMICPDGFEIFRLSKKITNNIVYFLPRNADIDQVASLAGPGGKVEIEQNFLNNKLKTITAYFGDLIRHDI from the exons ATGGTGCCGGAGCCGCCGGGCCGGCTGGTGGcggagctgctgctgcgggcgggagcggcgggcggcatcctctgcctctgctcccgCGCCTTCGTCGA AGATCGAAAATTATATAAACTGGGATTGAAAGGATTTTATGTCAAAGATGACAATGACAGTACAG GGGAGGAACAAGCATCTGAGGAGGAGAACCATTGCCCCAGGGTGACATTAAAAGTGGATGTGAATCATACTCTCGACCTGGAGGAAGTTGAACTAGACTCAGAGGCTGAGCTTATGAAGAGCATGGGATTGCCTCTTCAGTTTGGTGGGCAGTCTGTCCACAGGGACTTTGTG GCGACAGAAAATTATAGAAAGAGAAGTAACATGAAgattatgaaaaagaaaaagaagaaaaaagagttACAGCCAAAACATGAGGATAAAATGGGGCAGGAGTGCCAGGATCGAGCTCATGGTGATCATATCCAGTCCGTTTCTGCTGAACTGGCACTAGGTGCAGAGCAACATGAGAAGAGCACCAAACCTCAGGTTTTAAGTGAAGGTAACTGTGATAGTTCAGAAAGTCTTACAAATGAAGCTTTACCCAGTGAACTTAAATTAAAATGGGAGAAGTACTGGAGCGAGTATGGAGAGGGCCTTCTTTGGCAAAGTTGGCTGGAAAAGCATCAAGTGGTCTCATTGTCTGAGGCCATAACAGCCTCTGAACCTTGGAATAGTCCAGATACCAGGGAAGAGTGGGAGCAGCATTATAGTGAACTGTACTGGTATTACTGGGAACAGTTTCAGTACTGGACAAGTCAAGGATGGACTACTGAGAGCTCACATGGTGACAATGTGGGAGCTAATGGGGTTACTACCCAGGGGACAGGTCTTTTGGGAAAAGTGGATGTGGTTAGCCCAGGGGCTGAACATAGTGAAGTGCTGAGCTTGGAGCTGTCTCCCACTAACACCAGAAATGAGGAAACACTCCCGTCAAATGCTGAGCCCCACAGTGAAATAATCCCTGGGATTTGTAATCTAAATCTGAATTTGGAAGAAGAGGAGCAGATCAGGTCAGCTCTAACAGCATGCCACCAAGGTCCTCAAGAGCTCAGTTCGTCTGACAGTGAAAGCCAGAAGGAGCCCTGTGATGGAGGAACCAGGAAGAGGAGTGCATCTCGTGAAAACAGAAGTACTAACCAGTCAG GTTCACAGGGGTCATGTAGCTCAAATTCAAATGACAAAGGACCGTTACTGCCTCATGACCAAGATGAAGATGAGGATGAAGAGCCTCCTGAATATAGACAtgtcaaagtaaaaaaaag CCATGAACTGGATGTGGATGAGAACCCAGTGGAAGATCCTGAGGAAACCTGCTCTGTTTTGGGTTTCAAGTGTGGCACAGGACAAAA gtATGGTGGAATTCCAGATTTCACTCACCGAAGTGTGCAGTACttggagaaaaaagcaaaactcaggTCTAAATTTTTGGATATGCGTAAGCCAAGGAAGAgcaaaaacacacacatcttCTTTACAGAGGAATCTGAaacatcttggaaaaaaaataaaactttgaagaAG GTGGAAGAGTTCCTAAACCAGGTTAATAAGCCTGAGGAGGAAGCCACATCCCAGACAGCCTTCCCTCAGGGTAAAGCGGAAGTATCATCTGGGAGCAGCGACTCGGAGGATCAGGAAGGTATTACTGCTGCACAGACAGTCACATTGAATGCTGAAAACCAAAGGCCACCATCTCCCTGCATGGCTGGTGGTGAGTCTGGAAGTAGTAACCTTAAGGAGCAAATGCAGGATGAGGCAGCGAATGGCTCCAACGGCCAGgatgcagggaggcagctggtTGCACTGGATATTCCTGATTATCTCCGGGCAGAGACGGAGGATGTCAGCCAAG TTGTAGATGAAAAAATTACTCcaaagaagaaggagaaaaaaaggaggagaaggaaaaaaattgcactgaGATCTATCCCTGCTGAGATTGCTGCTGACCTAGAGCTGGCCAAGTACTGGGCACAACGCTACCGGCTGTTCTCTCGGTTTGATGAAGGAATTAAACTAGACAGAG AGGGTTGGTTTTCTGTTACTCCCGAAAAAATAGCCGAGCACATCGCCACCCGCGTCAGTCAGTCCTTCAACTGCGACATCATAGTGGATGCCTTCTGTGGGGTTGGAGGAAATGCTATTCAGTTTGCACTGACCTCAAAAAGAG TGATCGCTATCGATATTGATCCTGAGAAGCTCAGTCTTGCGCGCAACAACGCCGAGGTGTACGGCGTGGCGGATCAGATAGAGTTCGTGTGTGGAGACTTCATGGTGCTGGCTGCTGACCTGCAGGCAGATGTTGTGTTCCTCAGCCCACCTTGGGGGGGGCCTGACTATGCCACTGCCGAAATCTTCGATATCCAGACCATGATTTGCCCAGATGG ATTTGAAATTTTCAGGCTCTCTAAGAAGATCACCAACAATATTGTGTATTTTCTGCCTCGGAATGCTGACATTGACCAG gtggCTTCCTtagcagggccaggagggaaAGTTGAAATAGAACAAAATTTTCTCAATAACAAACTGAAGACAATAACAGCTTACTTTGGTGATCTAATAAGGCATGACATCTGA